In Acidovorax sp. 106, the following proteins share a genomic window:
- a CDS encoding group III truncated hemoglobin — MPVTTAHRTPDKESITELVHAFYADVRKDDLLGPVFDKALHGQWDTHLHRLVDFWSTVLLGTRSFKGNVLDKHLSLQDVTPAHFAAWVHLWNGHTARLFAPEVAHGLQAAAHGVARNLFRGYFGSLPAFAAAEPQEPHAQG; from the coding sequence ATGCCAGTCACCACCGCACACCGCACTCCCGACAAGGAAAGCATCACCGAGCTGGTGCATGCGTTTTATGCAGATGTGCGCAAGGACGACTTGCTGGGCCCGGTGTTTGACAAGGCGCTGCATGGGCAGTGGGATACCCACTTGCACCGCTTGGTCGATTTTTGGAGCACCGTGCTGTTGGGCACCCGCAGCTTCAAAGGCAATGTGCTGGACAAGCACCTGTCGCTGCAGGACGTGACCCCCGCCCATTTTGCAGCATGGGTGCACCTGTGGAACGGGCACACCGCGCGCTTGTTTGCCCCCGAGGTGGCCCACGGCTTGCAAGCGGCAGCCCATGGCGTGGCCCGCAATTTGTTCAGAGGGTATTTTGGGAGCCTGCCTGCGTTTGCAGCAGCAGAGCCACAGGAGCCCCACGCGCAAGGCTAA
- the ytfE gene encoding iron-sulfur cluster repair protein YtfE yields MNARLQETQPALSAEQAIGQIAVQLPGSTAIFRRLKLDFCCGGQVSLREAATQKSLDVDAVMAELSQLQRSSSLPGVTSPTELIDHILERYHEVHRVQLPELIRMARRVEAVHRDHPLVPAGLADTLEAMHEELLSHMQKEEVVLFPMLKAGGNPFVGQPIGVMRAEHVDHGASLDKLNALTHDATPPQGACNTWRALYAGIAQLGEDLINHIHLENNLLFPQFEAAATTQGCGTSACSCN; encoded by the coding sequence ATGAATGCTCGACTTCAAGAAACGCAACCCGCTCTGAGCGCAGAGCAAGCCATTGGTCAGATCGCCGTGCAACTGCCGGGATCGACAGCGATTTTTCGCCGCTTGAAGTTGGACTTTTGCTGCGGCGGCCAGGTCAGCCTGCGCGAAGCAGCCACCCAAAAGTCGCTGGATGTGGATGCCGTGATGGCAGAGTTGTCGCAACTGCAGCGCAGCAGCAGCCTGCCTGGGGTGACATCGCCCACAGAGCTGATCGACCACATTCTGGAGCGATACCACGAAGTGCATCGCGTGCAACTGCCCGAGCTGATTCGCATGGCACGCCGCGTGGAAGCCGTGCACCGCGACCACCCATTGGTGCCTGCTGGCTTGGCCGACACCCTGGAGGCCATGCACGAAGAACTGCTCTCGCACATGCAAAAGGAAGAGGTCGTGTTGTTCCCCATGCTCAAGGCGGGCGGCAATCCGTTTGTGGGCCAGCCCATTGGCGTGATGCGCGCCGAGCACGTAGACCACGGGGCATCGCTGGACAAGCTCAATGCCCTGACCCACGACGCCACCCCACCCCAAGGCGCCTGCAACACCTGGCGCGCCCTGTATGCGGGCATTGCCCAGTTGGGAGAAGACCTGATCAACCACATTCACCTGGAGAACAACCTTTTGTTCCCACAGTTTGAAGCAGCGGCCACCACGCAAGGTTGCGGTACATCAGCTTGTAGCTGCAACTGA
- a CDS encoding Rrf2 family transcriptional regulator has translation MRLTQWTDYTLRVLMYCAATQGREQPVTITEVAEGYGISRSHLMKIVQELAAQGLLETTRGRGGGMRLMKAPAEINLGAVVRQTETDFHLVECFDPHVNQCRLSGNCRLKGVLGDAINAYLAVLDGVTLADLVDAPNPKMLAQPLIRRSMRDAKPVTGLPIKG, from the coding sequence ATGCGCCTTACCCAATGGACGGACTACACCCTGCGTGTGCTGATGTATTGCGCGGCCACCCAGGGCCGCGAGCAGCCCGTGACCATCACCGAGGTGGCCGAGGGCTACGGCATATCGCGCAGCCATTTGATGAAGATCGTGCAAGAGCTGGCAGCACAAGGCCTGCTGGAGACCACGCGCGGGCGTGGGGGCGGCATGCGCCTGATGAAAGCCCCTGCCGAGATCAATCTGGGCGCCGTCGTGCGCCAGACGGAGACGGACTTTCACCTTGTGGAGTGTTTTGATCCCCATGTGAACCAGTGCCGGCTGAGCGGCAACTGCCGCCTCAAAGGGGTGCTGGGCGACGCTATCAATGCCTATCTGGCGGTGCTCGATGGCGTCACGCTGGCCGACTTGGTGGATGCGCCCAATCCCAAGATGCTGGCGCAGCCCTTGATTCGGCGCAGCATGCGGGATGCGAAACCGGTGACGGGTTTGCCTATCAAGGGCTGA